The following coding sequences lie in one Xanthomonas hortorum pv. pelargonii genomic window:
- the scpB gene encoding SMC-Scp complex subunit ScpB has protein sequence MDQALITRIIEAALLASSQPLTLAQLQGLFPEEEPAPPGSVERALELLREGCADRGVELVEVASGFRFQVKADVHGWVARLWTERRTKYTRATLETLALIAYRQPITRGEIEQVRGVAVSSNIIQALEEREWIRVVGHRDVPGKPALFGTTKGFLDYFGLKRLDELPPLSELKDIAELEPQLPLDRDGQLDGAVPASAAMDAALGETDADAADADSDGDSTDAELDEETHDAGDADNAADAEDPIDATPQHSEHASAQDQNTLDPDDAREGAPDTAPGTRADAVNEDEDNAVATTTVAVDEADSDPEADPQRVGRSQTHE, from the coding sequence ATGGATCAAGCGTTGATCACCCGCATTATCGAGGCCGCCCTGTTGGCGAGCAGCCAGCCGCTGACGTTGGCGCAGCTGCAGGGCTTGTTTCCCGAAGAAGAGCCGGCGCCGCCCGGCAGCGTCGAGCGCGCGCTTGAACTGTTGCGCGAGGGCTGCGCCGACCGCGGCGTGGAACTGGTCGAGGTGGCCTCTGGCTTCCGCTTCCAGGTCAAGGCCGACGTGCATGGCTGGGTTGCCCGGCTGTGGACCGAACGCCGCACCAAGTACACCCGCGCCACGCTGGAAACCCTGGCGCTGATCGCCTACCGCCAACCGATCACCCGCGGCGAGATCGAGCAGGTGCGCGGCGTGGCGGTCAGCAGCAACATCATCCAGGCCCTTGAAGAACGCGAATGGATCCGCGTGGTGGGTCACCGCGACGTGCCCGGCAAGCCGGCCCTGTTCGGCACCACCAAGGGGTTTCTGGACTACTTCGGGCTCAAGCGATTGGACGAGCTGCCGCCATTGTCTGAGTTGAAGGACATCGCCGAGCTGGAACCGCAGCTGCCGCTGGACCGTGATGGTCAGCTGGATGGCGCAGTGCCGGCATCGGCGGCGATGGATGCAGCGCTGGGTGAGACGGATGCCGATGCGGCAGACGCGGACTCTGATGGCGACAGCACCGATGCCGAATTGGATGAAGAAACACACGACGCCGGCGATGCAGACAACGCCGCCGACGCCGAAGACCCGATCGACGCAACACCGCAACACTCCGAGCATGCCTCGGCGCAGGACCAGAACACGTTGGACCCAGACGACGCCCGTGAGGGCGCCCCCGACACCGCGCCGGGCACGCGCGCGGATGCAGTGAACGAAGACGAAGACAACGCCGTCGCGACGACGACCGTGGCTGTTGACGAAGCCGATTCCGACCCAGAGGCCGACCCGCAACGCGTCGGCCGGAGCCAGACACATGAGTGA
- a CDS encoding segregation and condensation protein A, whose translation MNSELAHDANPPATSAPPQQQEMPLAVVHGQPVLQIPQDLYIPPDALEVILDAFEGPLDLLLYLIRRQNLDILDIPVAEITRQYVDYINVMQELRFELAAEYLVMAAILAEIKSRMLLPRPPSQEGEENDPRAELVRRLQEYERFKQAAEDLDTLPRMGRDSAPVQAHLPERAAVKLPPPVELKEMLMALYDVLKRAELFTGHAIKREALSVRQRMGDVLSRLDDGKFYRFESLFTAEEGKLGVLVTFLALLELAKEQLLDIVQEAPLAPIYVKSLALGNTNAPLQFSSEFDDSDAANEPI comes from the coding sequence ATGAATTCCGAACTCGCGCACGACGCGAATCCGCCAGCCACAAGCGCGCCGCCACAGCAGCAGGAAATGCCGCTGGCGGTGGTGCATGGGCAACCGGTGCTGCAGATCCCGCAGGATCTGTATATTCCGCCGGATGCGCTGGAAGTCATCCTGGATGCCTTCGAAGGTCCGCTGGATCTGCTGCTGTATCTGATCCGCCGCCAGAATCTGGACATTCTGGATATCCCCGTCGCCGAGATCACCCGGCAGTACGTGGACTACATCAATGTGATGCAGGAGCTGCGCTTCGAACTGGCGGCCGAATATCTGGTGATGGCCGCGATTCTGGCCGAGATCAAATCGCGCATGCTGTTACCGCGCCCGCCCAGCCAGGAAGGCGAAGAAAACGACCCGCGTGCCGAGTTGGTACGCCGGTTGCAGGAATACGAACGCTTCAAGCAGGCGGCCGAGGATCTGGATACCCTGCCCCGCATGGGCCGCGACAGTGCGCCGGTACAGGCGCATCTGCCCGAGCGCGCAGCTGTCAAGCTGCCGCCGCCGGTGGAACTGAAAGAAATGCTGATGGCGCTGTACGACGTGCTCAAGCGCGCCGAGCTGTTCACCGGCCATGCGATCAAGCGCGAGGCGCTGAGTGTGCGCCAGCGCATGGGCGATGTACTGAGCCGTCTGGACGATGGCAAGTTTTACCGTTTCGAATCGCTGTTCACTGCCGAAGAAGGCAAGCTCGGCGTGCTGGTCACCTTTCTGGCGCTGCTCGAATTGGCCAAGGAGCAGTTGCTGGACATCGTGCAGGAAGCGCCGCTGGCGCCGATCTACGTGAAGTCGCTGGCGTTGGGCAATACCAATGCGCCGTTGCAATTCTCCAGCGAATTCGACGACAGCGATGCCGCCAACGAACCTATCTGA
- a CDS encoding YciI family protein → MWYVIEGYDQADALAARQQTRPPHLARLQALAASGRLLVAGPCPAIDAEDPGPAGFSGSVVIAEFESLEQARVWADADPYVAAGVYVRTEVRPFRRVLP, encoded by the coding sequence GTGTGGTACGTAATCGAAGGGTATGACCAGGCCGACGCACTGGCCGCGCGGCAGCAGACGCGACCGCCGCATCTGGCACGTTTGCAGGCGCTTGCGGCGTCCGGCCGCTTGCTGGTGGCGGGCCCATGCCCGGCCATCGATGCCGAGGATCCGGGTCCGGCCGGTTTCAGCGGCAGCGTGGTCATTGCCGAATTCGAATCGCTGGAACAGGCGCGCGTCTGGGCCGATGCGGATCCATATGTGGCGGCGGGCGTCTATGTGCGCACCGAGGTCCGCCCGTTCCGGCGGGTGCTGCCATGA
- a CDS encoding BolA family protein yields the protein MSRVERIRAALQSALAPSELEVVDDSHRHAGHAGARDGRGHFNVRVVSAAFVGKAPLARHRAVYAAVGEMMQTDIHALSIEAFAPGEAG from the coding sequence ATGAGCCGGGTCGAGCGGATCCGCGCCGCATTGCAGTCGGCCCTGGCGCCGAGCGAGCTGGAGGTGGTGGACGACAGCCATCGCCACGCCGGGCATGCCGGCGCGCGCGATGGGCGCGGGCATTTCAATGTGCGCGTGGTCAGTGCCGCGTTCGTTGGAAAGGCGCCGCTGGCGCGCCACCGGGCGGTGTACGCCGCAGTCGGCGAGATGATGCAGACCGATATCCATGCCTTGTCGATCGAGGCGTTTGCGCCTGGTGAGGCCGGGTAA
- a CDS encoding LacI family DNA-binding transcriptional regulator encodes MANGAVTIKDVAREAQVSVATVSRALNGHDNVAGPVRQLVQEVAARLRYSPHAAARSLSSRRTQTLGVVLPDLYGEFFSELIRGIDGAARAAGQHLLVSSYHGDPEAQGRALQSMRGRVDGLLVLSPYAEQPGFLTDNLPQALPTVLINAHLPGADYPVLSIDDHAGAVAMTEHLLRAGHRRIAFIGGPALNFDARERLRGFRDAIAAHGDQAQGLEYPGDFDEASGHRAGLAMLADGTLPDAVFAANDMTALGCLYAFAQADVSVPGDVALAGFDDIPLARFVHPALTTMRVSIAHLGGQAMTRLMRLVEQTGHDDGIRQWLTPELVIRASCGAGEPGL; translated from the coding sequence ATGGCCAATGGTGCGGTCACCATCAAAGATGTCGCTCGGGAAGCACAGGTCTCCGTCGCAACGGTGTCGCGTGCGCTCAATGGGCACGATAACGTCGCCGGGCCGGTGCGCCAGTTGGTGCAGGAAGTGGCCGCGCGGTTGCGCTACAGCCCGCATGCGGCGGCGCGCAGCCTCAGCAGCCGACGCACACAGACCCTGGGTGTGGTGCTGCCGGATCTGTACGGCGAATTCTTTTCCGAACTGATCCGCGGCATCGATGGTGCGGCGCGCGCCGCCGGCCAGCATCTGCTGGTGTCCAGCTATCACGGCGACCCGGAAGCGCAGGGCAGGGCGTTGCAGTCCATGCGCGGACGCGTGGACGGCTTGCTGGTGCTGTCTCCCTACGCCGAGCAGCCGGGTTTTCTCACCGACAACCTGCCGCAGGCGCTGCCGACGGTGTTGATCAATGCGCATCTGCCCGGTGCCGATTACCCGGTGCTGAGCATCGATGACCATGCCGGCGCTGTGGCGATGACCGAGCATCTGCTGCGCGCCGGCCATCGGCGGATCGCCTTCATCGGCGGGCCGGCGCTCAATTTCGATGCGCGCGAACGCCTGCGCGGGTTCCGCGATGCGATCGCCGCGCATGGCGATCAAGCACAGGGTCTGGAATATCCGGGCGACTTCGACGAGGCCTCCGGTCACCGCGCCGGGCTGGCGATGCTGGCCGACGGCACGTTGCCGGATGCGGTGTTCGCCGCCAACGACATGACCGCGCTGGGCTGCCTGTACGCGTTTGCGCAGGCCGATGTCTCGGTGCCCGGCGATGTGGCCCTGGCGGGTTTCGACGATATTCCGCTGGCCCGTTTCGTCCATCCGGCACTGACCACGATGCGGGTCAGCATCGCGCATCTGGGCGGGCAGGCGATGACCCGGCTGATGCGGCTGGTCGAGCAGACCGGTCACGACGACGGCATTCGCCAGTGGCTGACGCCCGAGCTGGTGATCCGCGCCTCCTGCGGTGCCGGCGAGCCTGGCCTCTGA
- a CDS encoding TonB-dependent receptor codes for MRHHNPYSASPARKLLSCALASCLLLGAAPAFAQSAAATIRGQVTVDSAPATQAQVTATNLATGLTRSVQVSNGGYSLGGLPPGSYRLDVTANGQTTSQNVTVQVGQTATLNLGVGGEPATADGGNATTLDAVQVKAPPVLVETRTSENATYISNVQIQNLPRATRNFLELADTVPNVQFTRDANGTTKVRSGATSAEGTNVYIDGVSQKNYVLTGGVSGQDSSRGNPFPQSAIGEYKVITSNYKAEFDQVSGAAIVASSKSGTNDFHGSFFWDTSNDGWREESPLEKRAGVRDDFEETQYGATFSGPILKDKAHFFIAYEAKEYTTPNVVIPGSIYSDRIDQLPTQLQPLVATYSTPFKEDLYFAKIDWTIGENNLFELSGKYRKEDELNDVGGTSTLEHGSINGQEEKRANLRWQYSGANFLNEANLSYESAFWNQAPINNGTGYVLSYTPNRGNETDVLAAGAGSSFQRKGQKGWTFQDDLTLNSLEWHGAHTVKMGVKFKSIDLNSTQFNPANPQYYYNILSDVETPYRVRFGAPLVEGGGSVVSKNKQYGIYLQDDWEVNEHWTLNLGVRYDYEESPAFLDFVTPSDVAGALQNWPNLQNANYNINDFISTGNNRKAFKNAWQPRLGASYDLFGDQAHVIYGGAGRAYDRNIFDYLALEQLNNSFNSYSYYFTSANNPACLGDPCTAWDPAYSTQEGLNTLTANSTGGGGREVYLIDNNIKTPYSDQYSIGMRNMVPLWGQDWYTDVTLSRIESHDGFAFVRGNRLPDGSFFQPGTTSGSPNDGPDGYSAIVLGTNGVETRNNQLALQVEKPYDEESGWGLTVAYTFSDAKENRQFGEHYALDRERVEDYGWREAGGIAKNRLVVTGIYELPYEIKLSGKLSLASQTARYGQNCVAGNDQCYIVQFKPDGTLGYKEFSIAANKEWDTGGGVKFNVRADILNVFNWVNYANFNGETGTLEDLNTAYGTPTGVLASPMRTFRLAFGLNW; via the coding sequence ATGCGCCACCACAACCCTTATTCCGCCAGTCCGGCGCGCAAGCTGCTCAGCTGCGCCCTGGCCAGTTGCCTGCTGCTGGGCGCCGCACCGGCCTTTGCGCAGAGTGCTGCCGCGACCATCCGCGGCCAGGTCACCGTCGACTCCGCACCTGCCACCCAGGCCCAGGTCACCGCCACCAATCTCGCCACCGGCCTGACCCGCAGCGTGCAGGTCAGCAACGGCGGCTATTCGCTCGGCGGCCTGCCGCCGGGTTCGTACCGCCTGGACGTCACCGCCAACGGCCAGACCACCTCGCAGAACGTCACCGTGCAGGTCGGCCAGACCGCCACGTTGAACCTGGGCGTCGGCGGCGAACCTGCCACGGCCGACGGTGGTAACGCCACCACGCTGGATGCGGTGCAGGTGAAGGCTCCGCCCGTGCTGGTGGAAACCCGCACCTCCGAAAACGCCACCTATATTTCCAACGTGCAGATCCAGAACCTGCCGCGTGCCACGCGCAACTTCCTGGAACTGGCCGACACCGTGCCGAACGTACAGTTCACCCGCGATGCCAACGGCACCACCAAGGTGCGCTCGGGCGCCACCTCGGCCGAAGGCACCAACGTCTATATCGACGGCGTGAGCCAGAAGAACTATGTGCTGACCGGCGGCGTCAGCGGCCAGGATTCCAGCCGCGGCAACCCGTTCCCGCAGTCGGCGATCGGCGAGTACAAGGTCATCACCTCCAACTACAAGGCCGAGTTCGACCAGGTCAGCGGCGCGGCCATCGTGGCTTCGTCCAAGTCCGGTACCAACGATTTCCACGGCAGCTTCTTCTGGGACACCAGCAACGACGGCTGGCGCGAAGAGAGCCCGCTGGAAAAGCGTGCCGGTGTGCGCGACGACTTCGAAGAAACCCAGTACGGCGCGACCTTCAGCGGCCCGATCCTCAAGGACAAGGCGCATTTCTTCATCGCCTATGAGGCCAAGGAATACACCACCCCGAACGTGGTGATCCCCGGCTCGATCTATTCCGACCGCATCGACCAACTGCCCACGCAGCTGCAGCCGCTGGTGGCCACCTACAGCACGCCGTTCAAGGAAGACCTGTACTTCGCCAAGATCGACTGGACCATCGGCGAGAACAACCTGTTCGAGCTGAGCGGCAAGTACCGCAAGGAAGACGAGCTCAACGATGTCGGCGGCACCTCGACCCTCGAGCACGGCAGCATCAACGGCCAGGAAGAAAAGCGCGCCAACCTGCGCTGGCAGTACAGCGGTGCAAACTTCCTCAACGAGGCCAACCTCAGCTATGAGAGCGCGTTCTGGAACCAGGCCCCGATCAATAACGGCACCGGCTACGTGCTCAGCTACACGCCCAACCGCGGTAACGAGACCGACGTGCTCGCCGCAGGCGCGGGCAGCAGCTTCCAGCGCAAGGGCCAGAAGGGCTGGACGTTCCAGGACGATTTGACCTTGAACAGCCTGGAATGGCACGGCGCGCACACCGTCAAGATGGGCGTGAAGTTCAAGAGCATCGATCTGAACTCCACCCAGTTCAACCCGGCCAACCCGCAGTACTACTACAACATCCTCAGCGACGTCGAAACGCCGTATCGGGTGCGCTTCGGTGCGCCGCTGGTGGAAGGCGGCGGCTCGGTGGTGTCCAAGAACAAGCAGTACGGCATCTACCTGCAGGACGACTGGGAGGTCAACGAGCACTGGACCCTGAACCTGGGCGTGCGCTACGACTACGAAGAATCCCCGGCGTTTCTGGACTTCGTGACGCCCTCCGACGTCGCCGGTGCGCTGCAGAACTGGCCCAACCTGCAAAACGCCAACTACAACATCAACGACTTCATCAGCACCGGCAACAACCGCAAGGCGTTCAAGAACGCCTGGCAGCCGCGCCTGGGTGCCTCCTACGATCTGTTCGGCGATCAGGCGCATGTGATCTACGGCGGTGCCGGCCGTGCGTACGATCGCAACATCTTCGATTACCTGGCGTTGGAGCAGCTCAACAACTCGTTCAACTCCTATAGCTACTACTTCACCAGTGCCAACAACCCGGCTTGCCTGGGCGACCCGTGCACCGCGTGGGATCCGGCCTACAGCACGCAGGAAGGCCTGAACACCTTGACGGCCAACAGCACCGGCGGCGGCGGTCGCGAGGTCTACCTGATCGACAACAACATCAAGACCCCGTACTCCGACCAATACAGCATCGGCATGCGCAACATGGTGCCGCTGTGGGGCCAGGACTGGTACACCGATGTGACCTTGAGCCGTATCGAAAGTCATGACGGCTTCGCGTTCGTGCGCGGCAACCGTCTGCCGGACGGCTCGTTCTTCCAGCCGGGTACCACTTCCGGCTCGCCGAACGATGGTCCCGATGGCTACAGCGCCATCGTGCTGGGCACCAATGGCGTGGAAACCCGCAACAACCAACTCGCCTTGCAGGTCGAAAAGCCCTATGACGAGGAATCCGGCTGGGGCCTGACCGTGGCCTACACCTTTTCCGATGCCAAGGAAAACCGCCAGTTCGGCGAGCATTACGCACTGGATCGCGAACGCGTGGAAGACTACGGCTGGCGTGAGGCCGGCGGTATCGCCAAGAACCGTCTTGTGGTCACCGGCATCTACGAGCTGCCGTACGAGATCAAGCTGTCCGGCAAGCTGTCGCTGGCCAGCCAGACCGCGCGTTATGGCCAGAATTGCGTGGCCGGCAACGACCAGTGCTACATCGTCCAGTTCAAGCCGGACGGCACGCTGGGCTACAAGGAGTTCAGCATCGCGGCCAATAAAGAATGGGATACCGGTGGCGGTGTCAAATTCAACGTGCGTGCGGATATCCTCAACGTGTTCAATTGGGTGAACTACGCCAACTTCAACGGCGAAACCGGGACACTTGAAGACTTGAACACGGCTTACGGCACACCAACCGGTGTGCTGGCGTCGCCGATGCGTACCTTCCGTCTGGCCTTTGGCCTGAACTGGTGA